A stretch of Lysobacter sp. K5869 DNA encodes these proteins:
- a CDS encoding lysophospholipid acyltransferase family protein — MNAPPPHAGAVAPTGASAARALRYLIRTPLLLWHVFVHLPLVLLLITLPTARIPWGEETLEHRAIRAWSAGLMRVFGFRLRRIGTPLAGATLFVANHVSWVDIEILHSQRMMGFVAKREIAGWPVVGWLAARGHTIFHSRGSTESLGGVLHEMLSRLRAGRSVGVFPEGGTRGGREIGPFHARIFTAAVEAGVPVQPVALRYGERGDAQRVVAFQDRESFFANFLRLLGEPGRLAEVHFLTPIGPGEADGRRRIAELARQRILEAMAS; from the coding sequence ATGAATGCGCCGCCTCCCCACGCCGGCGCGGTCGCGCCCACCGGGGCGTCGGCCGCGCGTGCGCTGCGTTACCTGATCCGTACGCCCTTGCTGCTGTGGCATGTGTTCGTCCACCTGCCGCTGGTGCTGCTGCTGATCACCCTGCCCACCGCCCGCATCCCCTGGGGCGAGGAAACCCTGGAACACCGCGCGATCCGCGCCTGGTCGGCCGGATTGATGCGCGTGTTCGGCTTCCGCCTGCGCCGGATCGGCACGCCGCTGGCGGGCGCGACCTTGTTCGTCGCCAATCACGTCAGCTGGGTCGATATCGAGATCCTGCACAGCCAACGCATGATGGGCTTCGTCGCCAAGCGCGAAATCGCCGGTTGGCCGGTGGTCGGCTGGCTCGCCGCGCGCGGCCACACCATCTTCCATTCGCGCGGCAGCACCGAATCGCTCGGCGGCGTGCTGCACGAAATGCTTTCGCGCCTGCGCGCGGGCCGCTCGGTCGGCGTGTTCCCCGAAGGCGGCACCCGCGGCGGCCGCGAGATCGGCCCGTTCCACGCCCGCATCTTCACGGCCGCGGTCGAAGCCGGCGTGCCGGTGCAGCCGGTGGCGCTGCGCTACGGCGAGCGCGGCGACGCCCAGCGCGTGGTCGCCTTCCAGGACCGCGAGAGCTTCTTCGCCAATTTCCTGCGCCTGCTCGGCGAGCCCGGGCGGCTGGCCGAAGTGCATTTCCTCACCCCGATCGGCCCGGGCGAGGCCGACGGCCGCCGCCGCATCGCCGAATTGGCGCGGCAGCGCATCCTCGAGGCGATGGCGAGCTGA
- a CDS encoding TonB-dependent receptor, whose amino-acid sequence MKARKTLLSASIVVALSMAAGAAMAQDAAPAAAGAQAKDLDAVVVTGIRASLEKSLDTKRANVTVSEAITAEDIGKFANTNVAEAMSQIPGVVLDRRFGQGERVSIDGTDPSLNLSFLDGHPVAQSIWLYGEQPNRGFDYTLLAPEILGRLEIIKSSEARLTEGSLGGTVLMHTRKPLDMDANSIAGSLSFNYNDQGGDTRPSGSFMYSWKNAEETFGVNFAAQHYEETVDRQGTEVFGYVKANTFPNQTGAAAGIDVPNFVNAAWFQQTRERNSANLNLQFKPTHELEFNLSGLFIRESFDNYNQSFYNFLTQRPGAVDRLNTSGGVATSGHSNANPVFYDNNVRVSEPETKGIDLTGKYQTDKWGVSGQIGHSKSENSLEQWFIEPVYTGGYSWDLKRGLTFDNPAAAGNPANWAGDGFMGNYGVIDTQTKDTYGQVDFNVRFDSVFNNLSFGARRGKHEEDYRQNVFVGLPVANLTTVGTVNPVSLRDLNAGSGRHVQVGRQNVIDYVNRYRGALTPDPASFLNNTFNIEQTNTAAYVQADFATGGWRGNIGVRYVESKTDGEGFAYGGTPTLTDLDSKRVRSSKKEDFVLPSLNVVYDTGADVLLRFGAAKVVAWAPYNQLVGNTFLNDSTFTGSGGSSNLDAYESTNYSLSAEWYFAEQSVLAASVFYKDIDNYITSEAAIERQFNSNATTAPAFYQSRIVGTNGCTTDGFCNYSILRPVNAGKGKVKGFTVSYQQPFGDTGFGLTANYTYADGEGANGTDLPYQSRDAVAISPYYEKGPLSARISYNWRSDYLAGGYVAGAPPASVDDYAELGASVSWTFDDRLTVALEGMNLLDSEYKQYLGREELIAQRFHTGRRFMASFRFKF is encoded by the coding sequence ATGAAAGCGCGCAAGACCCTTTTGTCCGCCAGTATCGTCGTGGCACTCAGCATGGCTGCCGGCGCGGCGATGGCACAGGACGCGGCACCGGCCGCGGCCGGTGCGCAAGCCAAAGACCTCGACGCGGTCGTGGTCACCGGCATCCGCGCCAGCCTGGAGAAGTCGCTCGACACCAAGCGGGCCAACGTGACCGTGTCGGAGGCGATCACCGCCGAGGACATCGGCAAGTTCGCCAACACCAACGTCGCCGAAGCCATGTCGCAGATTCCCGGCGTGGTGCTCGACCGCCGGTTCGGCCAGGGCGAGCGCGTCAGCATCGACGGCACCGACCCCAGCCTCAACCTCAGCTTCCTCGACGGCCACCCGGTGGCGCAGTCGATCTGGCTGTACGGCGAGCAGCCCAACCGCGGCTTCGACTACACCCTGCTGGCGCCGGAAATCCTCGGCCGCTTGGAGATCATCAAGTCCTCCGAAGCGCGCCTGACCGAAGGCAGCCTCGGCGGCACCGTGCTGATGCACACGCGCAAGCCGCTGGACATGGACGCCAACTCCATCGCCGGCTCGCTGAGCTTCAACTACAACGACCAGGGCGGCGACACCCGTCCCAGCGGCTCGTTCATGTACAGCTGGAAGAACGCCGAGGAAACCTTCGGCGTCAACTTCGCCGCGCAGCACTACGAAGAAACCGTCGACCGCCAGGGCACGGAAGTGTTCGGCTACGTGAAGGCCAACACCTTCCCGAACCAGACCGGCGCGGCCGCCGGCATCGACGTGCCGAACTTCGTCAACGCCGCGTGGTTCCAGCAGACCCGCGAACGCAACAGCGCCAACCTCAACCTGCAGTTCAAGCCGACCCACGAGCTGGAGTTCAACCTCAGCGGCTTGTTCATCCGCGAGAGCTTCGACAACTACAACCAGTCGTTCTACAACTTCCTGACCCAGCGTCCGGGCGCGGTGGACCGTCTCAACACCAGCGGCGGCGTCGCCACCAGCGGCCACAGCAACGCCAATCCGGTGTTCTACGACAACAACGTGCGCGTGTCCGAGCCCGAGACCAAGGGCATCGACCTGACCGGCAAGTACCAGACCGACAAGTGGGGCGTGTCGGGCCAGATCGGCCACAGCAAGTCGGAAAACTCGCTGGAGCAGTGGTTCATCGAACCGGTCTACACCGGCGGCTACAGCTGGGATCTCAAGCGCGGCCTGACCTTCGACAACCCGGCCGCGGCCGGCAACCCGGCCAACTGGGCGGGCGACGGCTTCATGGGCAACTACGGCGTCATCGACACCCAGACCAAGGACACCTACGGTCAGGTGGATTTCAACGTCCGCTTCGACAGCGTGTTCAACAACCTCAGCTTCGGCGCGCGGCGCGGCAAGCATGAGGAAGACTATCGCCAGAACGTGTTCGTCGGCCTGCCGGTCGCCAACCTGACCACGGTCGGCACGGTCAACCCGGTCAGTCTGCGCGATCTCAACGCCGGTTCGGGCCGCCACGTCCAGGTCGGCCGCCAGAACGTCATCGACTACGTCAACCGCTACCGCGGCGCGCTGACGCCGGATCCGGCCAGCTTCCTCAACAACACCTTCAACATCGAGCAGACCAACACCGCCGCGTACGTCCAGGCGGACTTCGCGACCGGCGGCTGGCGCGGCAACATCGGCGTGCGTTACGTCGAGTCCAAGACCGACGGCGAGGGCTTCGCCTACGGCGGCACCCCGACCCTGACCGATCTGGACTCCAAGCGCGTGCGCAGCTCGAAGAAGGAAGACTTCGTGCTGCCGTCGTTGAACGTGGTCTACGACACCGGCGCCGACGTCCTGCTGCGCTTCGGCGCGGCCAAGGTCGTGGCCTGGGCGCCGTACAACCAGCTGGTCGGCAACACCTTCCTCAACGACAGCACCTTCACCGGCAGCGGCGGCAGCTCCAACCTCGACGCCTACGAGTCGACCAACTACAGCCTGTCGGCCGAGTGGTACTTCGCCGAACAATCGGTGCTGGCGGCGTCGGTGTTCTACAAGGACATCGACAACTACATCACCAGCGAAGCGGCGATCGAGCGTCAGTTCAACTCCAACGCGACCACCGCGCCGGCGTTCTACCAGTCGCGCATCGTCGGCACCAACGGCTGCACCACCGACGGGTTCTGCAACTACAGCATCCTGCGTCCGGTCAACGCCGGTAAGGGCAAGGTCAAGGGCTTCACCGTCAGCTACCAGCAGCCGTTCGGCGACACCGGCTTCGGTCTGACCGCGAACTACACCTACGCCGACGGCGAAGGCGCCAACGGCACCGATCTGCCGTACCAGTCGCGCGATGCGGTGGCGATCAGCCCGTACTACGAGAAGGGCCCGCTGTCGGCGCGCATCAGCTACAACTGGCGCAGCGACTACCTCGCCGGCGGCTACGTGGCCGGCGCGCCGCCGGCAAGCGTGGACGACTACGCCGAACTCGGCGCGAGCGTGAGCTGGACCTTCGACGACCGCCTGACCGTGGCCCTGGAAGGCATGAACCTGCTCGACTCCGAGTACAAGCAGTACCTCGGCCGCGAAGAGCTGATCGCTCAGCGCTTCCACACCGGGCGCCGCTTCATGGCTTCGTTCCGCTTCAAGTTCTGA
- a CDS encoding glucokinase, producing the protein MSAAPRPNTAAPADAGTFIAADVGGTHTRVGLVRPGQGGDTVAVLAHRKYVCADYPSLAPILAEFIAGNGVGVERVVIACAGVVLEDRVVNSNLPWPISLSELRRELGLREVLFINDFQANANAAQCMAPDDSTLLTPGVRDAAPGPTLVIGPGTGLGAAIRIPNGRGTVVLPTEAGHTAFAPGNAREVDMLRLVQQRGHTHVKTEHFVSGPGLVNLYDSLCTLSGAEPSLRAPAAITEAARRGEAIAREAVLTFCALLGSVIGDLVVISGAKSVFIAGGILPQLKDFVPDSPFHARMLDKGVMRPVLEGVPVRLIENERLGVIGAASWYLEHSRQEPRRDADAALRNTP; encoded by the coding sequence ATGAGCGCGGCGCCGCGGCCGAACACGGCCGCGCCGGCCGACGCCGGTACCTTCATCGCCGCCGACGTCGGCGGCACCCACACCCGGGTCGGGCTGGTGCGTCCGGGCCAGGGCGGCGACACCGTCGCCGTGCTCGCCCACCGCAAGTACGTGTGCGCCGATTACCCGAGCCTGGCGCCGATCCTGGCCGAATTCATCGCCGGCAACGGCGTCGGCGTCGAGCGCGTGGTGATCGCCTGCGCCGGCGTGGTGCTGGAAGACCGCGTGGTCAATTCCAACCTGCCCTGGCCGATCTCGCTGTCGGAACTGCGCCGCGAGCTGGGCCTGCGCGAAGTGTTGTTCATCAACGATTTCCAGGCCAACGCCAACGCCGCCCAGTGCATGGCGCCGGACGACTCGACCCTGCTCACCCCGGGCGTGCGCGACGCCGCGCCGGGCCCGACCCTGGTGATCGGCCCGGGCACCGGTTTGGGCGCGGCGATCCGCATTCCCAACGGCCGCGGCACCGTGGTGCTGCCGACCGAAGCCGGCCACACCGCGTTCGCGCCGGGCAACGCGCGCGAAGTGGACATGCTGCGTTTGGTCCAGCAGCGCGGCCACACCCACGTCAAGACCGAACATTTCGTCTCCGGCCCCGGGCTGGTGAATCTGTACGACTCGCTGTGCACGCTGTCGGGCGCCGAACCGTCGCTGCGCGCGCCGGCCGCGATCACCGAGGCCGCGCGCCGCGGCGAGGCGATCGCGCGCGAAGCGGTGCTGACCTTCTGCGCCCTGCTCGGCAGCGTGATCGGCGATCTGGTGGTGATCAGCGGCGCCAAGTCGGTGTTCATCGCCGGCGGCATCCTGCCGCAGCTCAAGGACTTCGTGCCCGACAGCCCGTTCCACGCGCGCATGCTCGACAAGGGCGTGATGCGTCCGGTGCTCGAAGGCGTGCCCGTGCGCTTGATCGAAAACGAGCGCCTGGGCGTGATCGGCGCGGCCAGTTGGTACCTGGAACACAGCCGTCAGGAGCCGCGCCGCGACGCCGACGCCGCGCTCCGCAACACCCCGTAA
- a CDS encoding sugar MFS transporter — protein sequence MSSSTVSAPNASAPPRYLMSIGIIGALFFVFGFVTWLNGPLIGFAQLAFDLDEVGAFLVPMAFYLSYFFLALPASSILRFTGMKRGMALGLMVMAIGAAVFGEFTTQRWYPGALGGLFVIGAGLAVLQTAVNPYISILGPIDGAAQRIAVMGICNKIAGILAPIVLGTLVLHGMGDLAEQVKGADAATKEQLLNQFASSIHGPYLLMAGILAVLAVGVLFSPLPELRGEEVNKSGAENGGASRSLFGYPHLWLGALCIFVYVGVEVMAGDAIGTYGHSFGLPLDKTKFFTSFTLGGMLLGYIVGLIVIPRFISQERYLSWSAVLGVALSIGAFATHGFVSVLFVAALGFANAMMWPAIFPLGIRGLGRHTETGSAIMVMGIAGGAVVPQLYAVLKQHFDFQAVFLALMVPCYLYILFFAKVGHKVGQRERNGAGAGAAPVAEAN from the coding sequence ATGTCCAGTTCTACCGTCAGCGCGCCCAATGCCAGCGCGCCGCCGCGCTATCTCATGTCGATCGGGATCATCGGCGCGCTGTTTTTCGTGTTCGGCTTCGTCACCTGGCTCAACGGCCCGCTGATCGGCTTCGCCCAGCTCGCCTTCGACCTCGACGAGGTCGGCGCCTTCCTGGTGCCGATGGCGTTCTATCTCTCGTACTTCTTCCTCGCCCTGCCGGCGTCCTCGATCCTGCGCTTCACCGGGATGAAGCGCGGCATGGCCCTGGGCCTGATGGTGATGGCCATCGGCGCGGCGGTGTTCGGCGAATTCACCACCCAGCGCTGGTACCCGGGCGCGCTCGGCGGCCTGTTCGTGATCGGCGCGGGCCTGGCGGTGCTGCAGACCGCGGTCAATCCCTACATCAGCATCCTCGGCCCGATCGACGGTGCGGCCCAGCGCATCGCGGTGATGGGCATCTGCAACAAGATCGCCGGCATCCTCGCGCCGATCGTGCTCGGCACCCTGGTGCTGCACGGCATGGGCGACCTCGCCGAGCAGGTCAAGGGCGCGGACGCGGCGACCAAGGAGCAACTGCTGAACCAGTTCGCGTCCAGCATCCACGGCCCGTATCTGCTGATGGCCGGCATCCTCGCCGTGCTCGCGGTGGGCGTGCTGTTCTCGCCGCTGCCGGAACTGCGCGGCGAAGAGGTCAACAAGAGCGGCGCCGAAAACGGCGGCGCCAGCCGCAGCCTGTTCGGCTATCCGCACCTGTGGCTCGGCGCGCTGTGCATCTTCGTCTACGTCGGCGTGGAAGTGATGGCGGGCGACGCCATCGGCACCTACGGCCACAGCTTCGGCCTGCCGCTGGACAAGACCAAGTTCTTCACCTCCTTCACCCTCGGCGGGATGTTGCTCGGCTACATCGTCGGCCTGATCGTGATTCCGCGCTTCATCTCGCAGGAGCGCTATCTGTCGTGGTCGGCGGTGCTGGGCGTGGCGCTGAGCATCGGCGCGTTCGCCACCCACGGTTTCGTCTCGGTGCTGTTCGTCGCCGCGCTCGGCTTCGCCAACGCGATGATGTGGCCGGCGATCTTCCCGCTCGGCATCCGCGGCCTGGGCCGCCACACCGAAACCGGCTCGGCGATCATGGTCATGGGCATCGCCGGCGGCGCGGTGGTGCCGCAGCTGTACGCGGTGCTCAAGCAGCACTTCGATTTCCAGGCGGTGTTCCTGGCGCTGATGGTGCCGTGCTACCTGTACATCCTGTTCTTCGCCAAGGTCGGGCATAAGGTCGGCCAGCGCGAGCGCAACGGCGCGGGCGCCGGTGCGGCGCCGGTGGCCGAGGCCAACTGA
- a CDS encoding SDR family oxidoreductase, with translation MSSAAGARVALISGASRGIGAAIARELSAAGLSVALVARSGEALDALAAQLPGPALALPADLSEPDAAARAVAATRERFGRLDVLVNNAGATPRGDFLGFSDADWDAGFALKFFGAVRLCRAAWPLLADNAGAIVNIAGIGGRTGSAEFAIGGAVNAALSNLTKALADRGVRDGVRVNAVNPSSIATERTQVRIDALARERGLDPAEAAAELARKLGVARFGAPEEVARVVAFLVSDAASYMQGAIVDVDGGQTRTL, from the coding sequence GTGAGCAGCGCGGCCGGCGCGCGCGTCGCGCTGATCAGCGGCGCCAGCCGCGGCATCGGTGCGGCGATCGCGCGCGAGCTGTCGGCGGCCGGCTTGAGCGTGGCGTTGGTGGCGCGTTCGGGCGAGGCCTTGGACGCGCTCGCCGCGCAGCTGCCCGGCCCCGCGCTGGCGCTGCCGGCCGACTTGTCCGAACCCGACGCCGCCGCGCGCGCGGTGGCCGCGACGCGCGAGCGCTTCGGCCGTCTCGACGTGCTGGTCAACAACGCCGGCGCGACCCCGCGCGGCGATTTTCTCGGCTTTTCCGACGCCGATTGGGACGCCGGCTTCGCCCTGAAATTCTTCGGCGCGGTGCGGCTGTGCCGCGCGGCGTGGCCGCTGCTGGCCGACAACGCCGGCGCCATCGTCAACATCGCCGGCATCGGCGGGCGCACCGGCAGCGCCGAGTTCGCCATCGGCGGCGCGGTCAACGCCGCATTGTCGAACCTGACCAAAGCGCTGGCCGACCGCGGCGTGCGCGACGGCGTGCGGGTCAACGCGGTCAATCCCAGTTCCATCGCCACCGAACGCACCCAGGTCCGCATCGACGCGCTCGCGCGCGAGCGCGGGCTCGACCCGGCCGAGGCCGCGGCCGAACTCGCGCGCAAGCTCGGCGTGGCTCGTTTCGGCGCGCCGGAGGAAGTCGCGCGCGTGGTCGCGTTCCTCGTCTCCGACGCGGCCAGCTACATGCAAGGCGCCATCGTCGATGTCGACGGCGGCCAGACCCGCACGCTGTAG
- a CDS encoding YbhB/YbcL family Raf kinase inhibitor-like protein: protein MQIRSNSFQHRQRLPAEFAAGQPTADGFGFAANRNPHLAWDEVPAGTRSFVLICIDPDVPTVAEMVGRDDVQIPEHQVRGDFIHWVMADIPADVREIAAGSCSDGVVAHGKRDPAGPRGARQGLNDYTGWFASDPDMAGDWYGYDGAFPPPNDLRLHRYFFRIFALDVERLPLDARFTAADALNAMHGHVLGQASIYATYSLNPAVKG from the coding sequence ATGCAGATCCGCAGCAACAGCTTCCAGCACCGCCAGCGCTTGCCGGCCGAATTCGCCGCCGGCCAGCCCACCGCCGACGGTTTCGGCTTCGCCGCCAACCGCAATCCGCATCTGGCCTGGGACGAGGTTCCCGCCGGCACGCGTTCGTTCGTGTTGATCTGCATCGACCCGGACGTGCCGACCGTGGCCGAGATGGTCGGCCGCGACGACGTGCAGATTCCCGAGCACCAAGTGCGCGGCGATTTCATCCACTGGGTCATGGCCGACATTCCCGCCGACGTGCGCGAGATCGCCGCCGGCAGCTGCAGCGACGGCGTGGTCGCGCACGGCAAGCGCGATCCGGCCGGCCCGCGCGGCGCGCGCCAGGGCTTGAACGATTACACCGGCTGGTTCGCTTCCGACCCGGACATGGCCGGCGACTGGTACGGCTACGACGGCGCGTTCCCGCCGCCGAACGATCTGCGCCTGCATCGCTATTTCTTCCGCATCTTCGCCCTCGACGTCGAACGTTTGCCGCTGGACGCGCGCTTCACCGCCGCCGATGCGCTCAACGCCATGCACGGGCATGTGTTGGGGCAGGCCTCGATCTACGCGACCTATTCGCTCAACCCGGCGGTGAAGGGGTGA
- a CDS encoding alpha/beta fold hydrolase, with the protein MTASDYAPPRWLRNAHLQSVLGSSPLRRRTAEQRLNAAGARTEVHLLETASGVRLQGLHSAVPGAPPHGLVLLLHGWEGSAESNYMRLTAARLLARGFDVFRLNFRDHGDTHHLNEGLFHSNRLEEVVQAAQEVARRFPLRPLSVAGYSLGGNFALRLALRASQVGLPLAHAAAVCPVLDPARTMDAMESGLPMYLWYFERKWRDSLARKRELFPAVHDFDDRTLGLRMRPLTQWMVERHTDFGTLDRYFEGYSIAGERLSRLQVPVSILMAADDPVIPLAGFRELRLPPHSRLEVAPWGGHCGFLENASLDGFAERWIADRMAALAAG; encoded by the coding sequence CTGACCGCGTCCGACTACGCGCCGCCGCGCTGGCTGCGCAACGCCCATCTCCAGTCGGTGCTCGGTTCCAGCCCGCTGCGCCGGCGCACCGCCGAGCAGCGCTTGAACGCCGCCGGCGCGCGCACCGAAGTGCATCTGCTGGAAACCGCCAGCGGCGTGCGTCTGCAAGGCCTGCATAGCGCGGTTCCCGGCGCGCCCCCGCACGGACTGGTGCTGCTGCTGCACGGCTGGGAAGGCAGCGCCGAATCCAACTACATGCGGCTGACCGCGGCGCGCCTGCTCGCCCGCGGCTTCGACGTGTTCCGGCTCAATTTCCGCGACCACGGCGACACCCATCACCTCAACGAAGGCCTGTTCCACTCCAACCGGCTGGAGGAAGTGGTGCAGGCCGCGCAGGAAGTGGCGCGGCGTTTTCCGCTGCGGCCGCTGTCGGTGGCCGGCTATTCGCTCGGCGGCAACTTCGCCCTGCGGCTGGCGCTGCGCGCGTCGCAGGTCGGATTGCCGCTGGCGCACGCCGCGGCGGTGTGCCCGGTGCTGGACCCGGCGCGGACCATGGATGCGATGGAAAGCGGCCTGCCGATGTACCTGTGGTACTTCGAGCGCAAATGGCGCGATTCGCTGGCGCGCAAGCGCGAGCTGTTTCCGGCCGTGCACGATTTCGACGACCGCACGCTCGGCCTGCGCATGCGCCCGCTGACCCAGTGGATGGTCGAGCGGCACACCGACTTCGGCACCCTCGACCGCTATTTCGAGGGATATTCCATCGCCGGCGAGCGGCTGTCGCGGCTGCAGGTGCCGGTCAGCATCCTGATGGCCGCCGACGACCCGGTGATCCCGCTGGCCGGCTTCCGCGAGCTGCGCCTGCCGCCGCATTCGCGCCTGGAAGTGGCGCCCTGGGGCGGGCACTGCGGGTTCCTGGAAAACGCCAGCCTCGACGGCTTCGCCGAGCGCTGGATCGCCGACCGGATGGCCGCGCTGGCGGCCGGCTGA
- a CDS encoding RDD family protein, with product MNDLNDSHDLPRTQHRAERIAALVPASRAQRLANLLIDSAICAAAVLGGITVYAAVDPEVLKVLQPASPDTPWNPRMSLIMLLVQFAYYVPMEGIFGVTLGKLVTSTRTVDEEGRPPSWTQVLARTALRQIPFEPISILFGDPARARAWHDRFSKTLVVRTASPMKR from the coding sequence ATGAACGACCTCAACGATTCCCACGACCTGCCGCGGACCCAACACCGCGCCGAACGCATCGCCGCGCTGGTGCCCGCCAGCCGCGCGCAGCGGCTGGCCAACCTGCTGATCGACAGCGCGATCTGCGCCGCGGCCGTGCTCGGCGGCATCACCGTCTATGCGGCGGTCGATCCCGAGGTGCTCAAGGTGCTGCAGCCCGCCTCGCCGGACACGCCGTGGAATCCGCGCATGTCGCTGATCATGCTGCTGGTGCAGTTCGCCTACTACGTGCCGATGGAAGGCATCTTCGGCGTCACCCTCGGCAAGCTGGTCACCAGCACCCGCACGGTCGACGAAGAAGGCCGCCCGCCGAGCTGGACGCAAGTGCTCGCGCGCACCGCGCTGCGGCAGATTCCGTTCGAGCCGATCTCGATCCTGTTCGGCGATCCCGCGCGCGCGCGGGCTTGGCACGACCGTTTTTCCAAGACGCTGGTGGTGCGTACCGCATCGCCGATGAAGCGCTGA
- a CDS encoding tetratricopeptide repeat protein: MYEPTLDALRRGDTAQALVSAEQLVGEQPNDANAHRLHAAALRLDGQRDAAVAALDRAIGLAPEDAQLHLERAGALLDGRQLDEAQAALAQAIGLDPNQFPAYIIKAQLALLHGDLDEAERLARTAARIAPDHPRVAAVVGTLALRRGDPDRALAVLSQAGAVAPDDPQVLHALGFAYLAKDHMAFAEQCFQRLSELNPEQPTLQLLLAELQRRQSRFVEAADRIAPLAEREGADFGVRRWAGELELDAGRNDRALGFLRSAFAEHPADLRTLDASMEAWRRNDAFDEAVQSLETALARHPDAPQLWRARVALEPFASESALAVIARWREAMPESLSALEARAAVHDHLGESEQAVALAERIAELSPGDTQAEMRIVQSLIERDPDAAAERIERLIGMAQDPTVKRELRQMLGRTLDVAGQPEAAAATWAELHAEVIEQRLPLNPISPRTGGEWPPLAQAPEGSRGILLLWGAPGSQIERIGQVLGLAGAPLLFDRFGPQPPTDPMQRYGTVDELLSGSLDPAFLVKLYRAALTARGVGDAPVYDWLLWWDNALLRALRPYLPEAFLLLSIRDPRDMLLDWLAFGSPTPYRLSSPEEGARWLARSLEQVADLHEGNLFPHRLVKLDEVGEHPAAIAQVLADTLRINLQLPKDIDVSDRLADGRWRDYLGPLGEAFAVLGPVARRLGYPER; encoded by the coding sequence ATGTACGAACCCACCCTCGACGCCCTGCGCCGCGGCGACACGGCTCAGGCGCTCGTCAGCGCCGAGCAGCTCGTCGGCGAGCAGCCCAACGACGCCAACGCGCACCGCCTGCACGCCGCCGCGCTGCGCCTGGACGGCCAGCGCGACGCCGCCGTGGCCGCGCTCGACCGCGCCATCGGTCTGGCGCCCGAGGACGCGCAACTGCACCTGGAACGCGCCGGCGCGTTGCTCGACGGCCGCCAGCTCGACGAGGCGCAGGCCGCGCTGGCCCAGGCGATCGGGCTGGATCCGAACCAGTTCCCCGCCTACATCATCAAGGCCCAGCTGGCGCTGCTGCACGGCGATCTCGACGAAGCCGAGCGGCTGGCCCGCACCGCCGCGCGCATCGCCCCCGACCATCCGCGCGTGGCCGCGGTGGTGGGCACGCTGGCGCTGCGCCGCGGCGACCCCGACCGCGCCCTGGCGGTGCTGAGCCAGGCCGGCGCGGTCGCCCCGGACGACCCGCAAGTGCTGCACGCGCTGGGCTTCGCCTATCTGGCCAAGGACCACATGGCCTTCGCCGAGCAGTGCTTCCAGCGCCTGTCCGAACTCAATCCCGAACAACCCACGCTGCAGCTGCTGCTGGCCGAACTGCAGCGCCGCCAGTCGCGCTTCGTCGAAGCCGCCGACCGCATCGCGCCGCTGGCCGAGCGCGAAGGCGCCGACTTCGGCGTGCGCCGCTGGGCCGGCGAGCTGGAACTCGACGCCGGCCGCAACGACCGCGCCCTGGGCTTCCTGCGCAGCGCCTTCGCCGAACACCCGGCCGACCTGCGCACGCTCGACGCGAGCATGGAAGCCTGGCGCCGCAACGACGCCTTCGACGAAGCCGTGCAGTCGCTGGAAACCGCGCTCGCCCGGCACCCGGACGCGCCGCAGCTGTGGCGCGCGCGCGTGGCGCTGGAGCCGTTCGCGTCCGAGTCGGCGCTGGCGGTGATCGCGCGCTGGCGCGAGGCCATGCCCGAGAGCCTGAGCGCGCTGGAAGCGCGCGCCGCCGTGCACGACCACCTCGGCGAATCCGAGCAGGCCGTGGCCCTGGCCGAGCGCATCGCCGAACTTAGCCCGGGCGACACCCAGGCCGAGATGCGCATCGTGCAGAGCCTGATCGAACGCGACCCCGACGCCGCCGCCGAGCGCATCGAGCGCCTGATCGGCATGGCCCAGGATCCGACGGTCAAGCGCGAACTGCGGCAGATGCTCGGCCGCACGCTCGACGTCGCCGGCCAGCCCGAAGCCGCCGCCGCGACCTGGGCCGAGCTGCACGCCGAAGTGATCGAGCAGCGCTTGCCGCTGAACCCGATCAGCCCGCGCACCGGCGGCGAGTGGCCGCCGCTGGCGCAGGCGCCGGAAGGCAGCCGCGGCATCCTGCTGCTGTGGGGCGCGCCGGGTTCGCAGATCGAACGCATCGGTCAGGTGCTGGGTTTGGCCGGCGCGCCGCTGCTGTTCGACCGCTTCGGTCCGCAGCCGCCGACCGATCCGATGCAGCGCTACGGCACGGTCGACGAATTGCTCAGCGGCAGCCTCGATCCCGCGTTCCTGGTCAAGCTCTACCGCGCCGCGCTGACCGCGCGCGGCGTCGGCGACGCGCCGGTGTACGACTGGCTGCTGTGGTGGGACAACGCGCTGCTGCGCGCGCTGCGTCCGTACCTGCCGGAAGCCTTCCTGCTGCTGTCGATCCGCGACCCGCGCGACATGCTGCTGGACTGGCTCGCCTTCGGCAGCCCGACCCCGTACCGCCTAAGCTCGCCGGAAGAGGGCGCGCGCTGGCTGGCGCGCAGCCTGGAGCAGGTCGCCGACCTGCACGAAGGCAATCTGTTCCCGCATCGCTTGGTCAAGCTGGACGAAGTCGGCGAACACCCGGCGGCGATCGCCCAAGTGCTGGCCGACACGCTGCGGATCAATCTGCAGCTGCCCAAGGACATCGACGTCAGCGACCGCTTGGCCGACGGCCGTTGGCGCGATTACCTCGGCCCGCTCGGCGAGGCCTTCGCCGTGCTCGGCCCGGTCGCGCGCCGGCTCGGTTATCCCGAGCGCTGA